One genomic region from Prevotella sp. Rep29 encodes:
- the ruvA gene encoding Holliday junction branch migration protein RuvA codes for MIEYIKGELTDLTPALAVVEAHGVGYALNISLNTFTAIQNKKDVKLFVHEALITGGRDDSFTLYGFAEQRERELYRLLITVSGVGANTARMILSSLTPEELCSAISGGDERLLKGVKGIGLKTAQRIIVDLRDKITSLGIEAAPAAERDAATLSQDQMTVKDEAVGALSMLGFSPAPSAKVVTEILKQHPGIPVEQVVKMALKQIK; via the coding sequence ATGATTGAATACATCAAAGGCGAACTGACCGACCTCACCCCGGCACTGGCTGTGGTGGAAGCGCACGGTGTGGGATATGCGCTGAACATCTCGCTCAACACATTCACTGCGATTCAGAACAAGAAAGACGTGAAACTGTTTGTGCACGAGGCACTCATCACCGGCGGACGCGACGACTCGTTCACACTCTACGGCTTTGCCGAGCAACGTGAACGCGAGCTCTATCGCTTGCTGATTACCGTTTCGGGAGTAGGTGCCAACACGGCACGAATGATACTTTCATCACTCACGCCGGAGGAACTCTGCAGCGCCATCTCAGGAGGCGACGAGCGGCTGCTCAAGGGCGTGAAGGGCATCGGACTGAAAACCGCGCAGCGCATCATCGTTGACCTGCGCGACAAGATTACCAGCCTGGGCATCGAGGCTGCACCGGCTGCGGAAAGAGATGCGGCAACCCTCTCGCAAGACCAGATGACCGTGAAGGACGAGGCAGTGGGAGCACTCTCCATGCTCGGATTCTCACCCGCACCATCGGCAAAGGTCGTCACGGAGATTCTCAAACAACATCCCGGAATACCTGTCGAACAGGTGGTCAAGATGGCATTGAAACAAATCAAGTAA
- the sprA gene encoding cell surface protein SprA — MTKRQLTIATILIAGTLSFAAICSPVPAGARASLPERTGDNPLPPDTVKKDVKAQPELEDDDVIPDSLLHPRWKIQRTTPITQEDLNQNATDLRRPDNLKQDVVYNDTLNRYIIGSKISGTYITAPLLMTPEEYMKWSERQSFNQFFRSKNNEIVERKGKEKFDFTDMHFDLGPAEKIFGPGGVRIKTQGTAELKFGATLKNIDNPSLPIRNRKTTTMNFDEKININVNGKVGDKVNMNLNYNTDATFDFDTQNLKLKYEGKEDEIIKLVEAGNISFPSNSSLIRGASSLFGLRTDLQFGKLKLQTAFSQKKSSSKSVSTKGGVQLTPFEINVADYEENRHFFLSHYFRDKYDEAMKTLPNMTTGININRVEIWVTNKSGNATNTRNIVALTDLGENKKISNPMWTPAGTDNPSNASNSEYAAMTTSYAAARDIDQTATILDGIGIVGGSDYEKLESARLLNSSEYTLNSALGYVSLRTSLQTDQVLAVAYEYTYGGVTYQVGEFASDLPDITQALFVKSLKNTSNTPTQGNWDLMMKNVYYLASTVEKDKFRLDVKYQSDTAGVYLTYIPEQQVKETPIIRLLGADRLDNNMKTHPNGYFDYVEGYTVSNGRVFFPEAEPFGEYMQKYLTSKGVASAAKYVFQELYDSTKTVAKQIAEKNKYVLMGQFRGTSANVISLGAYNVPQGSVVVTAGGVTLTEGVDYSVDYSAGEVTILNQSIIDAGTSVNVSLESNTDYAQQRKTMFGLNWEYDFSRDFQMSGTFQHLSEQPLTTKVSMGAEPLNNTLWGVNLNWKKESQWLTNMLDKIPFLNVTQPSHISLNAEFAHLIAGKSRGVQDNASYIDDFENTTNAIDVSAPTSWIISSVPSMFPEQKDKTGLTSGFNRSLLAWYNIDPLFTRRSSSLTPSHIKSDLNQLSNHYVREIYASDIYPNRGQSSYTGATSTLPILNLAYYPKERGPYNFNPDLNEQGHLKQPANTWGGMMRKLDTNDFEAANIEYIEFWMLDPFIYTREQGIADQYGGDFYINLGEVSEDILRDGKKFYESGMPVDGSNAFTYTQWGKIPTQSTVTYAFATTSGSRALQDVGLNGLNDEEERSFEPYQDFLREIQGKVSPAVFDSIMNDPANDNYHYFRGSDYDQIQASILQRYKRINNPQGNSPDTDARTEGYDTSYKTTPDVEDINQDFTLNEYEKYYQYKVSIRPEDFKVGHNFIVDSRETAGKLRNGENYNVTWYQFRIPLDRYDQRIGSINDFTSIRFMRMFLTGFENPIVLRFATLDLVRGEWRIYEQQLTNSANSGYMSVSAVNIEENNDKQPVNYILPPGISRNPDPTQPQLVESNEQALDIIVNNLSTGESKAVYKNTMLDLRQYKRMQMFVHANALMENTTDLTDNQLAVFVRVGSDYKSNYYEYEIPLKLTPPDHYDKYSTADKRIVWPEENMLDIPLSIFTALKKQRNMAKATGAASYNTAFSIYDEDKPNNKVTIMGNPTLGEVKTIIIGVRNLSGTNKSGEVWVNELRLKEYNNNGGWAAQANLNMQLSDFGTVNVSGKYMTEGFGGLEEGISQRAKEDYKAYSITTSFELGKFFPEKAKVSAPIYYSRTQEEHRPKYNPLDTDMLLDDALDAVNEQHQKDSIESIAVTKTLSTNFAISNLRVGIQTKGHPMPYDPANFSLSYSHSHRHTSGQTTVYENEDNWRGALNYNWSPVYKTWEPFKGIKSKSKWLDIIKRFGLNWLPQNVAFNTEILRNYYELQERDMEDLAGATLPLTFSQQFLWNREFSIRWDITKNLHLNFQSATHAEVEEPYTPVNKDLYPDQYQAWKDSVRTSLRHLGTPLDYNQHFNASYQLPLNLIPIFSWINADANYTANYNWVRGTSLEDGTSLGNSISNNRQLNINTTFNMQRLYDLIPFLKKTNQRFSRSNVSYGDENTRKKKTQQRTTEKALPLNQRSFEREINIASDTAIIINHNKKTKRFTLTAKTPEGKTINLKYRKIDDNNIKIFNKTDSAIRVKLTVTPKQPLDENGWYKTAQCVARVLMMVRNINVSYRHQQAMALPGFMPMIGNAFGQHRGELLAPGLDFAFATAGESYIEKARNNNWLLINESVPTPAVISNSEDIQIRVTLEPIKDLKIDLNATRLQNKSKSIQYMYAGNPTTQTGNLTMTTIGLKGLFQSIGDAKNSYQSNTFLQFCNQIDRIQQQIENQYATTTYPQGTPHAGKQFDPQNGTVNKYSADVLIPAFINTYTSMSAKDNRIFPKLIQLLPNWTLRYSGLSRLAPFRDLFKSVNINHAYRSTYAIGSYTTNSSWIQAEGELGFITDPTTNNIIPSSMYNVPIVTLTEAFSPLLGIDVTLHNNLTCKAEYKTTRNVSLSTTSIQINEAHTSDYVLGLAYKINDFKFKRTPKKVKRNTNDSQQQQQTSSQNTQRKQFNNDLNLRLDIAFRKQANITRDIASLQSTASSGNTSFRFSFFADYTISKLLTMSLFYDRQTNTPLLAANAYPTTTHDFGVSLKFSLTR, encoded by the coding sequence ATGACCAAACGGCAGCTGACCATCGCAACCATCCTCATCGCCGGCACACTGAGCTTCGCAGCCATCTGCAGCCCGGTGCCGGCAGGAGCGCGTGCGTCGTTGCCGGAAAGGACGGGCGATAACCCGCTGCCGCCCGACACGGTGAAGAAGGATGTGAAAGCGCAACCCGAACTGGAAGACGACGATGTCATCCCCGACTCCCTGCTCCACCCGCGGTGGAAGATACAGCGCACCACGCCCATCACACAGGAAGACCTGAACCAGAACGCCACCGACCTGAGACGCCCCGACAACCTGAAGCAGGACGTGGTCTATAACGATACGCTCAACCGCTACATCATCGGCTCGAAAATTAGCGGGACCTACATCACAGCGCCACTGCTGATGACTCCCGAGGAGTATATGAAATGGAGCGAGCGGCAGTCGTTCAACCAGTTCTTCCGCTCAAAGAACAACGAGATTGTTGAGCGAAAAGGCAAGGAGAAGTTCGACTTCACCGACATGCACTTCGACCTCGGACCAGCAGAGAAGATTTTCGGTCCCGGCGGTGTGCGCATCAAGACGCAGGGAACGGCAGAACTCAAGTTCGGCGCCACGCTGAAAAACATCGACAACCCGTCGCTGCCCATCCGCAACAGGAAGACGACCACGATGAATTTCGACGAGAAGATCAACATCAACGTCAACGGAAAGGTGGGCGACAAGGTCAACATGAACCTCAACTACAACACCGATGCGACCTTCGACTTCGACACGCAGAACCTGAAACTGAAATACGAAGGAAAGGAAGACGAAATCATCAAGCTCGTGGAAGCCGGCAACATCTCCTTCCCCAGCAACTCATCGCTCATCAGAGGAGCCTCGTCGCTCTTCGGACTGCGCACCGACCTGCAATTCGGGAAACTCAAGCTGCAGACGGCATTCTCACAGAAAAAGTCTTCGTCGAAAAGCGTCTCGACCAAAGGAGGCGTACAGCTGACACCGTTTGAAATCAACGTGGCTGACTACGAGGAGAACCGCCACTTCTTCCTCTCCCACTATTTCCGCGACAAATACGACGAAGCGATGAAGACGTTGCCCAACATGACAACCGGCATCAACATCAACCGCGTGGAAATCTGGGTGACCAACAAGAGCGGAAATGCCACCAACACGCGAAATATCGTGGCACTGACCGACCTCGGAGAAAATAAAAAAATCTCCAACCCGATGTGGACACCTGCCGGAACGGACAACCCGTCGAACGCTTCGAACAGCGAATATGCAGCCATGACCACCTCGTATGCCGCCGCAAGAGACATCGACCAGACGGCAACCATCCTCGACGGCATCGGCATCGTGGGCGGAAGCGACTACGAGAAACTGGAAAGCGCGCGACTGCTCAACAGCTCCGAATACACCCTGAACAGCGCACTCGGATACGTCTCGCTGAGGACATCGCTCCAAACAGACCAGGTGCTCGCCGTCGCCTACGAATATACTTACGGCGGCGTGACCTATCAAGTGGGAGAATTTGCATCCGACCTGCCCGACATCACACAGGCTCTGTTCGTGAAATCCCTGAAGAACACCAGCAACACGCCTACACAAGGCAACTGGGACCTCATGATGAAGAACGTCTATTACCTCGCCTCGACGGTTGAGAAAGACAAGTTCCGACTCGACGTGAAATACCAGAGCGACACTGCCGGTGTCTATCTCACCTACATCCCCGAACAGCAAGTCAAGGAGACACCTATCATCCGACTATTAGGTGCCGACCGACTTGACAACAACATGAAGACCCATCCCAACGGATATTTCGACTACGTGGAAGGCTATACCGTCAGCAACGGACGCGTATTCTTCCCCGAAGCAGAGCCGTTCGGAGAATACATGCAAAAATATCTCACCTCGAAAGGTGTTGCCAGTGCCGCCAAATACGTCTTCCAAGAACTCTACGACAGTACGAAGACCGTCGCCAAACAGATTGCCGAGAAAAACAAGTACGTGCTGATGGGACAGTTCCGGGGCACCTCTGCCAACGTCATATCGCTCGGAGCCTACAACGTGCCACAAGGTTCGGTCGTCGTAACGGCAGGCGGTGTGACGCTTACCGAGGGCGTGGACTATAGCGTGGACTATTCCGCAGGAGAGGTGACCATTCTCAATCAAAGCATCATCGATGCCGGGACATCGGTCAACGTATCACTTGAGAGCAACACCGACTACGCACAACAGCGAAAGACCATGTTCGGTCTCAACTGGGAATACGACTTCTCAAGAGACTTCCAGATGAGCGGAACATTCCAACACCTCTCCGAACAACCGCTCACGACCAAAGTGTCGATGGGAGCCGAACCGCTCAACAACACCCTCTGGGGCGTCAACCTCAACTGGAAGAAGGAAAGTCAGTGGCTCACCAACATGCTCGACAAGATTCCGTTCCTCAACGTCACACAACCTTCGCACATCTCGCTGAACGCCGAGTTCGCACATCTCATCGCAGGAAAGAGCAGAGGTGTGCAGGACAATGCCTCATATATCGACGACTTCGAGAACACCACCAATGCCATCGACGTGTCGGCACCCACATCATGGATTATCTCCAGCGTACCGTCCATGTTCCCCGAACAAAAGGACAAGACGGGACTCACCAGCGGATTCAACCGGTCACTGCTCGCCTGGTACAACATCGACCCACTCTTCACACGACGCTCATCATCGCTCACACCCAGCCACATCAAGAGCGACCTCAATCAGTTGTCCAACCACTACGTCAGGGAAATCTACGCCAGTGACATCTATCCCAACCGCGGTCAGAGCAGCTACACCGGCGCTACCTCCACACTCCCCATACTCAACCTCGCCTACTATCCGAAGGAGAGAGGACCATACAACTTCAATCCCGACCTCAACGAGCAGGGACATCTCAAACAGCCGGCTAACACTTGGGGAGGAATGATGCGCAAGCTCGACACCAACGACTTCGAAGCTGCCAACATCGAGTACATCGAGTTCTGGATGCTCGACCCGTTCATCTATACCCGCGAACAAGGTATTGCCGACCAATACGGAGGCGACTTCTACATCAACCTCGGAGAAGTGAGCGAGGATATTCTGCGCGATGGCAAGAAGTTCTACGAGAGTGGTATGCCCGTCGACGGCTCGAACGCCTTCACCTACACACAGTGGGGTAAGATTCCCACGCAGTCGACCGTTACCTATGCCTTTGCCACGACAAGCGGCAGCCGCGCCCTGCAGGACGTGGGACTGAACGGACTGAACGACGAGGAGGAACGCTCGTTTGAACCCTATCAGGACTTCCTGCGCGAAATTCAGGGCAAGGTGTCGCCCGCCGTGTTCGACTCCATCATGAACGACCCTGCCAACGACAACTACCACTACTTCCGTGGCTCAGACTACGACCAGATACAGGCTTCCATCCTGCAACGATACAAACGCATCAACAACCCGCAAGGCAACTCGCCCGACACCGATGCGAGAACCGAAGGCTATGACACGTCGTACAAGACCACTCCCGACGTGGAAGACATCAACCAAGACTTCACGCTCAACGAGTACGAGAAATACTATCAGTACAAAGTGTCCATACGCCCCGAAGACTTCAAGGTGGGACACAACTTCATCGTTGACAGCCGCGAAACAGCAGGAAAACTCAGAAACGGGGAAAACTACAACGTCACATGGTACCAGTTCCGCATACCGCTCGACAGATATGACCAACGCATCGGTTCCATCAACGACTTCACGAGCATCCGGTTCATGCGTATGTTCCTCACAGGATTTGAAAACCCCATCGTGCTGCGATTCGCCACACTCGACCTCGTGCGCGGAGAATGGAGAATCTATGAGCAACAGCTCACCAATTCCGCCAACTCCGGATACATGTCGGTCAGCGCCGTCAACATTGAGGAGAACAACGACAAGCAGCCCGTCAACTATATCCTGCCGCCGGGAATCAGCCGAAATCCCGACCCCACACAGCCGCAACTCGTAGAAAGCAACGAACAGGCACTCGACATCATCGTCAACAACCTCAGCACGGGAGAGTCGAAGGCCGTCTATAAAAACACGATGCTCGACCTCCGCCAGTACAAGCGCATGCAAATGTTCGTACACGCCAACGCACTGATGGAGAACACCACCGACCTGACCGACAACCAACTGGCAGTGTTTGTGCGCGTGGGAAGCGACTACAAGAGCAACTACTACGAATACGAAATACCCCTCAAACTCACGCCGCCGGACCATTACGACAAATACTCAACCGCCGACAAGCGCATCGTGTGGCCGGAGGAGAACATGCTCGACATACCGCTCAGCATCTTCACCGCACTCAAGAAACAAAGGAATATGGCGAAGGCGACAGGGGCAGCGTCTTACAACACAGCATTCTCCATCTACGACGAGGACAAGCCGAACAACAAGGTCACCATCATGGGTAATCCCACACTCGGCGAGGTGAAGACCATCATCATCGGCGTGCGCAACCTCTCCGGAACCAACAAATCGGGAGAAGTCTGGGTCAACGAGCTCAGGCTCAAGGAATACAACAACAACGGAGGATGGGCTGCACAAGCCAACCTGAACATGCAGCTGTCTGACTTCGGAACGGTCAACGTCTCCGGAAAATACATGACCGAAGGATTCGGCGGTCTTGAAGAAGGCATCAGCCAACGCGCAAAGGAGGACTACAAAGCGTACAGCATCACCACCAGCTTCGAACTCGGAAAATTCTTCCCCGAAAAAGCAAAGGTTTCTGCACCTATTTATTATAGTCGCACACAAGAAGAGCACCGACCGAAATACAATCCGCTCGACACCGACATGCTGCTCGACGATGCCCTCGATGCCGTCAACGAACAACATCAGAAAGACTCCATCGAATCCATCGCCGTCACCAAAACACTCTCCACCAACTTCGCCATATCCAACCTGCGTGTCGGCATACAGACGAAGGGACACCCCATGCCCTACGACCCAGCCAACTTCTCGCTGTCATACAGCCACTCACACCGCCACACCAGCGGACAGACTACCGTCTATGAGAACGAAGACAACTGGAGAGGTGCACTCAACTACAACTGGTCGCCTGTTTACAAGACATGGGAACCATTCAAAGGCATCAAGAGCAAGTCGAAATGGCTCGACATCATTAAGAGGTTCGGACTCAACTGGCTGCCACAGAACGTTGCATTCAACACCGAAATCCTGCGCAACTACTACGAACTGCAAGAGCGCGACATGGAAGACCTCGCAGGAGCAACCCTCCCACTCACATTCAGCCAGCAATTCCTCTGGAACAGAGAATTCTCCATCAGATGGGACATCACCAAGAACCTGCACCTCAACTTCCAATCAGCCACACACGCCGAGGTGGAAGAACCATACACACCGGTCAACAAAGACCTCTACCCCGACCAGTATCAGGCATGGAAAGATTCCGTCAGGACATCGCTGCGACACCTCGGGACACCACTCGACTATAACCAGCATTTCAACGCGTCTTACCAGCTGCCGCTCAATCTCATACCCATCTTCTCATGGATCAATGCCGATGCCAACTACACCGCCAACTACAACTGGGTGCGCGGAACGTCGCTCGAAGATGGCACGTCACTCGGAAACAGCATATCCAACAACCGACAACTCAACATCAACACGACGTTCAACATGCAACGGCTATACGACCTCATACCGTTCCTGAAGAAGACCAACCAACGGTTCAGCAGGTCCAATGTATCCTACGGCGACGAAAATACGAGGAAGAAGAAAACGCAACAACGAACAACTGAGAAAGCACTGCCGCTCAACCAGCGCAGCTTCGAACGCGAAATCAACATCGCGTCTGACACTGCCATCATCATCAACCACAACAAGAAGACAAAACGGTTCACCCTTACGGCAAAGACACCCGAGGGAAAGACCATCAACCTGAAATACCGCAAGATAGACGACAACAACATCAAAATCTTCAACAAGACGGACTCCGCCATCAGGGTAAAACTCACCGTGACACCCAAACAACCTCTCGACGAAAATGGTTGGTACAAGACCGCACAATGCGTGGCGCGGGTTCTCATGATGGTGCGCAACATCAACGTGTCCTACCGACACCAGCAGGCAATGGCTCTTCCGGGATTCATGCCGATGATTGGCAACGCATTCGGGCAACACCGGGGCGAGCTCCTCGCACCGGGACTCGACTTCGCATTCGCAACGGCAGGGGAAAGCTACATCGAAAAAGCACGCAACAACAACTGGCTCCTCATTAACGAGAGCGTGCCCACACCTGCCGTCATCAGCAACAGCGAAGACATACAAATCAGAGTCACGCTCGAGCCTATCAAAGACCTCAAGATAGACCTCAACGCCACACGCCTGCAGAACAAGTCCAAGTCTATACAATATATGTACGCGGGAAATCCCACCACACAGACGGGCAACCTCACCATGACGACCATCGGACTGAAAGGCTTGTTCCAAAGCATCGGCGATGCGAAGAACTCATACCAGTCCAACACGTTCCTGCAATTCTGCAACCAAATCGACAGAATACAGCAACAAATCGAAAACCAATACGCCACCACCACCTATCCGCAAGGGACACCGCATGCCGGGAAACAGTTCGACCCGCAAAACGGAACCGTCAACAAATACAGTGCTGACGTGCTCATCCCTGCATTCATCAACACCTACACCTCCATGAGTGCCAAGGACAACCGCATCTTCCCGAAACTCATACAACTGCTGCCCAACTGGACACTCAGATACAGCGGACTGTCGCGCCTCGCACCATTCAGAGACCTCTTCAAGTCCGTCAACATCAACCACGCATACCGAAGCACATACGCCATCGGAAGCTACACCACGAACAGCAGCTGGATACAGGCAGAGGGAGAACTCGGATTTATCACAGACCCCACCACCAACAACATCATACCGTCATCCATGTACAACGTGCCCATCGTGACGCTCACCGAAGCATTCTCACCGCTCCTCGGAATCGACGTGACACTGCACAACAATCTCACGTGCAAGGCTGAATACAAGACCACACGCAACGTCAGCCTCAGCACAACGAGCATACAAATCAACGAAGCACACACCAGCGACTATGTGCTCGGACTGGCATACAAAATCAACGACTTCAAGTTTAAACGGACACCGAAAAAGGTAAAACGCAACACCAACGACAGTCAGCAGCAACAGCAGACAAGCAGCCAAAACACACAGAGGAAGCAATTCAACAATGACCTCAACCTCAGACTCGACATCGCATTCCGGAAACAAGCCAACATCACACGCGACATCGCATCGCTCCAATCCACGGCTTCGAGCGGCAACACCTCATTCCGCTTCTCATTCTTCGCAGACTATACCATCTCGAAACTGCTCACCATGAGCCTCTTCTACGACCGGCAGACGAACACGCCGCTGCTCGCCGCAAACGCCTACCCCACCACCACCCACGACTTCGGAGTTAGCCTCAAGTTCTCGCTGACGAGATAA
- a CDS encoding proline dehydrogenase family protein yields the protein MLDFNNLEVAFSSKSKKELHNAYFLFKTIKSPKMVKFLKWASNIALKLKVPIGWVVKPTLYKQFVGGETLSDCNKIIDHLKKYNVKATLDFSAEGEQTPEGIQATFEETLASIDFAKGNPNLAYAVFKPSTITTDEILAKASEHPEQLTPEEKKLFDEYRERFAALCKRAYDNDVRLIVDAEDYCFQDAIDAQTDEMMRLYNKKRAIIFATLQMYRHDRMPYLEKIYADAQEKGYIAGVKFVRGAYMEEERARAARLGYPDPICKDKAATDANYDAGVKYVMDHIDRFEMFMGTHNEESNYLLAKLIEEKGLEHNDPRIYFAQLLGMSDNISFNLANQGYNVTKYVPYAKVKDVIPYLIRRAEENTSVAGQTGRELNMLSAEMERRRKQK from the coding sequence ATGTTAGATTTCAACAATCTCGAAGTTGCCTTTTCTTCAAAGTCTAAGAAAGAACTTCACAATGCTTACTTTCTTTTCAAAACCATCAAGAGCCCCAAAATGGTTAAATTCCTCAAATGGGCGTCCAATATCGCACTGAAACTGAAGGTGCCTATCGGGTGGGTTGTCAAACCGACTTTGTACAAGCAGTTCGTAGGAGGAGAAACCTTGAGTGACTGCAATAAAATCATCGACCACCTGAAGAAATATAATGTCAAAGCTACACTCGACTTCTCTGCGGAAGGCGAACAGACACCCGAAGGAATTCAGGCTACGTTTGAAGAAACACTGGCATCCATTGATTTTGCCAAAGGAAACCCCAATCTGGCATACGCAGTGTTCAAGCCGTCAACCATCACAACCGACGAGATTCTCGCCAAAGCCTCTGAACATCCCGAGCAGCTCACGCCGGAGGAGAAAAAACTGTTCGACGAATATCGGGAGCGTTTTGCAGCACTGTGCAAAAGAGCCTATGACAACGACGTGCGACTGATTGTCGATGCAGAAGACTATTGCTTCCAGGACGCTATCGACGCACAGACCGATGAGATGATGAGACTCTACAACAAGAAGCGCGCCATCATCTTCGCCACCTTGCAGATGTATCGCCACGACAGAATGCCATATCTGGAGAAAATCTATGCCGACGCTCAGGAAAAAGGATACATCGCGGGTGTCAAATTCGTCAGAGGAGCATACATGGAAGAGGAAAGAGCTCGTGCAGCACGACTGGGATATCCCGATCCTATCTGCAAGGACAAAGCTGCCACCGATGCCAACTATGATGCCGGTGTCAAGTATGTGATGGACCATATAGACCGCTTCGAAATGTTCATGGGAACACACAACGAGGAGAGCAACTACCTGCTGGCAAAACTCATAGAAGAGAAGGGACTGGAGCACAACGATCCACGTATCTACTTCGCACAGCTGCTCGGAATGAGCGACAACATCTCGTTCAACCTCGCAAATCAAGGTTACAACGTCACCAAATACGTTCCCTACGCGAAGGTGAAGGACGTCATTCCTTACCTCATCCGAAGAGCAGAGGAAAACACCTCAGTGGCAGGGCAGACCGGACGTGAACTGAATATGCTGTCCGCAGAAATGGAACGGCGTAGAAAGCAAAAGTAA
- a CDS encoding mechanosensitive ion channel family protein translates to MENIKIFVEQILELSGLTGNAVPVVRHILLVIIAVILAWLAALFCRKLIVPLILKITNKIEVKWAQVLFNRKVLISACNIVPAIVVWQLLPMVFYQYPVVREVLARLTAIYITIMTVRTIVVFIDSFKKLEDERRSSMQQYFHSFCGVLKIILMFLATIAVVSIIINKSPATLIAGLGATSAILMLVFKDTIEGLVAGIRLTSNEMLHKGDWITVEKAGADGTVEEMTLTTVKIRNFDNTIVTVSPKTLVDDSFQNWIGMQESDGRRAKRKIFFDFRSLSPITDEQRQQLIEKKYFKPEEIKEGDINMTLFRQYMEKYLASREDVNADMTLMVRQLEATSTGMPVELYFFIRNKEWVVFEHTVAEIMEYTYATAKDFNLKIYQQLPDRL, encoded by the coding sequence ATGGAAAATATAAAAATCTTCGTTGAACAAATACTTGAACTGTCGGGACTTACGGGCAATGCCGTCCCCGTCGTGCGTCACATCCTGCTCGTCATCATCGCCGTCATCCTCGCATGGCTCGCAGCCCTTTTCTGCAGAAAACTGATTGTGCCGCTCATCCTCAAAATCACCAACAAGATAGAGGTGAAATGGGCACAGGTGCTCTTCAACAGAAAAGTGCTCATCTCCGCCTGCAACATCGTGCCCGCCATCGTCGTATGGCAGCTGTTGCCCATGGTGTTCTACCAGTATCCCGTCGTTCGCGAAGTGCTGGCACGACTGACCGCCATCTACATCACCATCATGACCGTGCGCACCATCGTCGTGTTCATCGATTCTTTCAAGAAACTGGAAGACGAGCGGCGCTCATCGATGCAGCAATACTTCCACTCGTTCTGCGGCGTACTGAAAATCATCCTGATGTTTCTGGCTACCATCGCCGTCGTTTCCATCATCATCAACAAGAGTCCGGCAACGCTCATCGCCGGTCTGGGAGCCACCTCAGCCATCCTCATGCTCGTGTTCAAAGACACCATTGAAGGACTTGTCGCAGGTATCCGCCTCACCAGCAACGAGATGCTGCACAAAGGCGACTGGATTACGGTGGAAAAAGCCGGAGCCGACGGCACCGTGGAGGAAATGACACTCACCACCGTCAAGATACGCAACTTCGACAATACCATCGTCACCGTCTCCCCAAAAACGCTCGTCGATGACTCCTTCCAAAACTGGATAGGCATGCAGGAGAGCGACGGAAGACGCGCGAAACGCAAGATATTCTTCGACTTCCGGAGCCTGTCGCCCATCACCGACGAACAGCGCCAGCAACTGATTGAAAAGAAATACTTCAAACCGGAAGAAATAAAGGAAGGGGACATCAACATGACGCTCTTCCGCCAATACATGGAAAAATACCTTGCCAGCCGCGAAGACGTGAACGCGGACATGACCCTGATGGTGCGACAGCTCGAGGCTACCAGCACGGGAATGCCCGTCGAGCTCTACTTCTTCATCCGCAACAAGGAATGGGTGGTCTTCGAGCATACGGTAGCTGAAATCATGGAATACACCTATGCCACAGCCAAAGATTTCAACCTGAAAATCTATCAGCAACTGCCCGACCGCTTATAA